In the genome of Flavobacterium panacagri, one region contains:
- a CDS encoding PPC domain-containing DNA-binding protein, whose amino-acid sequence MNTQTSKIFIAFLLLLTFNLSHAQQNDKEKCRYTKTPNGYLMVLREGDNVLALIENLAKEQNIPSANFTGIGFAQDATFGFYDFSQKKFHPKTFNKVEMGSITGSIAWSSEKPSIHMHGVATDDKFDAYGGHILALKVGTGSMEIYITVNNEKLERKVEQPLNANVLQLPCLK is encoded by the coding sequence ATGAATACTCAAACCTCTAAAATCTTTATTGCATTTTTACTTTTACTGACTTTTAATTTATCTCATGCTCAGCAAAACGATAAAGAAAAATGCCGTTATACTAAAACTCCAAATGGCTATTTGATGGTTCTTCGCGAAGGCGATAATGTGTTAGCTTTGATTGAAAATCTGGCGAAAGAACAAAATATTCCTTCTGCTAATTTTACCGGAATTGGTTTTGCGCAGGACGCTACATTTGGTTTTTATGATTTCAGTCAAAAGAAATTTCATCCAAAAACTTTCAATAAGGTTGAAATGGGAAGCATTACTGGTTCTATAGCCTGGAGCAGCGAAAAACCTTCAATTCATATGCATGGCGTAGCAACAGATGATAAATTTGATGCTTACGGCGGTCATATTTTGGCACTGAAAGTCGGAACAGGTTCTATGGAAATTTATATTACAGTAAATAATGAAAAACTGGAACGAAAAGTGGAACAGCCATTGAATGCTAATGTTTTACAATTGCCTTGTTTGAAGTAA